TGCAAACAAAAAACCAAAACCAGTGCCCAGCGGTGCTCCGCTTGCAAGCAAACGTCGTGCAACGGGAACATTTCCGCATTCACAGGCAGGCAAAGCAAATCCGAGCAAAGCCCCAACAACTGGGGCCAGAAGCGGGTGGCGTGGCAATCGCTTGATCCATGATGACTGGGGGACCAGCCATCTCGCCAAACCAGCAATCGCAACGCCCAGAAGCAAGAAGGGGAGCGCTTCGATTAACAGACCTTGAAAAATGGCCCAGCCAGTGGCGAAACGTGTCATCAACCCTTGAAGTGGCTAACTCCAGCCATGACTGGCTTGATCTTCAACGTAAGCCGCAACATCGGCAATTTCATTTTCACTGAGGACATCCAAAAATGCTGGCATTGCGTTACGCCCGTAGGTGACCTGAGCCACGATTCCGGTCTCATGCCCAGTCACGTAGTTGGGGAGAAAAGCTTCAAGGTCGGCCTGCCGCAATGTCCGCTCACTCTTCACAATATTTCCACCGCCGGCATGGCATGCGGCGCAATTGGTATTAAAAATCTGACCACCCCTCACGGTGTCAGAAGCCATCGCACGAATTGGCAGGCTTAAGACCAGCAGCAAAGCAAAAGCAGCAGATAGCAAAAAACGCATGGTTCCCAATATCAATCCTCACCATTCTCAGGAGATCTGAAGCAGCGGTGCTGACGTTGCTGCAGAACGTTATGGAATGAATCTGAGAGTGGTAAGGCCAGCCGAGAAGCCCAACCACTCGCGTGTTCTGAGCACCAAGGGCATCCAGCAATCGCATCGATTGAACAAATCGGCGAGCGTTCTGACGTCTGCTGATGAAATTCAGCAGTTCACAGCTGCCGGACAGCAAAAGATTTTCAGAGCTCTTTCCCCGTTTTCTCAAGTGTCTGAACCCCAAGAGAACCAAAAAGACGGATCGAATTCAGTTCAAAGTCAGTGATCTGCATGAGGGCCATGGTTATGGGAATTGCAAGGCATCCATTTCGCCCCCATCTGATGGGCGCCTTTGCAGTTGAACAAGGTTGCGGCCTCCTCTGCCTCTGCCTTGGTGTCATACATCGCTTTGATGGGCGCAGTGCCGAGTTTCGATGGGGAGGGCTCTTCCCCCATCGCTAGAGCCATGGACGGAGTTGTCAAAACCAGCAAGCTCATGAGCAGTTGAGCTGATCGAAATAGACGCATCTCAGAATGAGTGGCAACAAATTGAGTTTGCTGCATCAAGCCCGCTGGACGAATTCACGGCTTAACAAAGAGCAAAGAAAGCGATACCCCCTTTTGCACCACGCCATCATCACAGTTCCAATTGGGTTGGGAAACAACCCAATGATCCTTAAAACACTTTTCTTCTTCAGCAATCTTCTTCAGCAAATCCTCAAAGATTAGACACTGTTCAAATTGACATTGAGGATGCGAATCGATGGCGCAAAATTCCATGCTTAGGAGCAAAGAGGAACGCAATCAAGAACAAACCGGTCTGTACAAGAACGATGCAACCAGCGGTGGAACTATCCGTCCAATAGCTTGTATAAACCCCAAGAATGCTTGAAAGGATGCTGCTTCCTATCGCCAACCAACTCATTCGATCAAAGCGATCGGTGAGTAAATAAGCGGTAGCTCCAGGAGTCACCAACATGGCAACGACCAAAATAATGCCTACGGTTTGCAAGCCAGCAACCGCCGCTAGAGAAAGAACAGAGAGAAGCAAATAGTGGAGAACGCCGGTATTAATGCCAATCGAGCGTGCATGCGTAGGGTCAAAACAAAACAGAAGCAGATCACGACGAAACAACAAAAGAACAGCCGTTACAAGGGCTGAAATCAGCATGGTTTGTTGGATATCTGCAATAGAGATGCCAAGCACATTGCCAAAAAGAATATGTGTGAGGTCAATATTGCTACGAGTCTTCGAGACCAACACCAGCCCCAGAGCGAAAAAGCCTGTAAACACGAGGCCAATCACGGTGTCTTCCTTGATTCGAGATTTCTGCTTAACGAAACCAATCGTGGCCACTGATCCCACACCAAAGACAAAGGCCCCAACCGAAAAAGGTAGCCCTAATGCATAGGCCAAGATCACCCCTGGCAAGACAGAATGCGAAACAGCATCACCCATCAAAGCCCAACCCTTCAGGGTCATATAGCAAGAGAGGAGACCACAGACGCCACCGACGGTGGCACTGATCAGCAAAGCCCGCACCATGAAGGCGTGCTGAAGAGGCTCAAGCAGAAATGTGATCAAGCGTCCTCCGAGGAACTATGGCCGGTCAATAAATCTGGAGGAAGGCCCCCGAAGGCCAAGGAAAGATTTTCCGGAGTGAACACCTCAGAGGTTTCACCGTAAGCCAAGACCGTTTTATTGATCAGAACTGTGAGATCGCAGAAGTCTCTGACATGACTGAGATCGTGGGTGGAAATCAAAATGGTGCGTCCTTCCGTACGCAACTGAAAAAACAATTCGGCCATCAACTTTTCCGTACGTATATCCACGCCATTGAAGGGTTCGTCCAACAACAACACCGATGCACGCTGGGCAATAGCTCTTGCCAAAAATGTCCGCTTCCTTTGACCTCCAGAGAGAGCAGCGATCGGACGATCCCTCAGGTCAAGAAGCTCAACCCGCTCCAGGG
This portion of the Synechococcus sp. ROS8604 genome encodes:
- a CDS encoding c-type cytochrome, which produces MRFLLSAAFALLLVLSLPIRAMASDTVRGGQIFNTNCAACHAGGGNIVKSERTLRQADLEAFLPNYVTGHETGIVAQVTYGRNAMPAFLDVLSENEIADVAAYVEDQASHGWS
- a CDS encoding DUF3721 domain-containing protein, whose translation is MSLLVLTTPSMALAMGEEPSPSKLGTAPIKAMYDTKAEAEEAATLFNCKGAHQMGAKWMPCNSHNHGPHADH
- a CDS encoding metal ABC transporter permease, producing MTFLLEPLQHAFMVRALLISATVGGVCGLLSCYMTLKGWALMGDAVSHSVLPGVILAYALGLPFSVGAFVFGVGSVATIGFVKQKSRIKEDTVIGLVFTGFFALGLVLVSKTRSNIDLTHILFGNVLGISIADIQQTMLISALVTAVLLLFRRDLLLFCFDPTHARSIGINTGVLHYLLLSVLSLAAVAGLQTVGIILVVAMLVTPGATAYLLTDRFDRMSWLAIGSSILSSILGVYTSYWTDSSTAGCIVLVQTGLFLIAFLFAPKHGILRHRFASSMSI
- a CDS encoding metal ABC transporter ATP-binding protein: MRIEADQICVDYNGTVALYDASLHLPSGCICGLVGMNGSGKSTLFKALTGFIRPSRGHIRINGRSVARAQRDQAVAYVPQSEGIDCDFPVSVWDVVMMGRYGAMNVLRIPRQSDRVAVRDALERVELLDLRDRPIAALSGGQRKRTFLARAIAQRASVLLLDEPFNGVDIRTEKLMAELFFQLRTEGRTILISTHDLSHVRDFCDLTVLINKTVLAYGETSEVFTPENLSLAFGGLPPDLLTGHSSSEDA